A genomic region of Papaver somniferum cultivar HN1 chromosome 7, ASM357369v1, whole genome shotgun sequence contains the following coding sequences:
- the LOC113296844 gene encoding 30S ribosomal protein 2, chloroplastic-like, which yields MAAAAGATLGSCFSATTTTTASCRVASSIKQYAPASDFVLPRIACIGNGRTPSVLIPPGASSSHSHLLHESFCNISMNSPSQRLGNTFKISATIEQDEVSEVTETSSLAEEIKDEITNEDGQEDAVVEVAVSNGDQVQGEEETSNVSNEGVSATNTKLYFGNLPYNCDSAQLAGIIQDYGSPEMVEVLYDRNSGRSRGFAFVTMSSVQDCNAVIENLDGREFGGRTLKVNFSDKPKPKEPLYPETDYKLFVGNLNWSVTSESLIQAFQEYGDVVGARVLYDGETGRSRGYGFVCYSSKQEMDAALVSMNGMELEGRALRVSLAQGRRN from the exons ATGGCTGCAGCTGCAGGAGCAACCTTAGGATCATGCTTCTCTGCAACAACAACTACTACTGCTAGTTGTCGTGTGGCTTCATCAATAAAACAATATGCTCCGGCATCTGATTTTGTTCTTCCTAGAATTGCCTGCATTGGCAACGGGAGGACGCCGTCAGTGTTAATACCACCAGGAGCATCATCATCTCACTCTCACTTGCTTCACGAGTCATTTTGCAACATTAGTATGAATTCTCCTTCTCAAAGATTGGGCAATACCTTTAAGATATCTGCCACCATTGAGCAAGACGAAGTTTCAGAAGTTACTGAAACATCATCATTAGCTGAAGAGATTAAGGATGAAATAACAAatgaagatggtcaagaagatgCAGTAGTTGAAGTGGCCGTTTCTAATGGGGATCAAgtacagggagaagaagaaaccaGTAATGTTAGTAATGAAGGTGTATCAGCTACTAACACTAAGCTATACTTTGGTAATTTGCCTTACAATTGTGACAGTGCACAACTTGCCGGCATAATTCAAGATTATGGAAGTCCTGAGATGGTTGAG GTACTTTACGATAGAAATTCGGGACGAAGTAGAGGTTTTGCTTTTGTTACAATGAGCAGCGTTCAAGATTGCAATGCTGTTATTGAAAATCTTGATGGACGT GAATTTGGTGGCAGAACTTTGAAGGTAAATTTTTCTGACAAGCCTAAGCCGAAAGAACCATTGTACCCGGAAACTGATTACAAGTTATTCGTCGGAAATTTAAATTGGTCTGTCACATCTGAGAGTTTGATCCAAGCGTTTCAAGAGTATGGTGATGTGGTTGGGGCTAGGGTACTGTATGACGGGGAGACAGGAAGATCTCGAGGTTATGGATTCGTATGCTACTCATCGAAGCAAGAGATGGATGCTGCTCTTGTATCTATGAATGGAATG GAACTGGAGGGACGAGCATTGCGAGTTAGCTTAGCACAGGGGAGGCGAAACTAG